A single region of the Anopheles funestus chromosome X, idAnoFuneDA-416_04, whole genome shotgun sequence genome encodes:
- the LOC125765944 gene encoding uncharacterized protein LOC125765944 isoform X3, translating to MVSSASRQPDAQNMEAGSESAGEVTSVATPATAATGTSERYTRVKVESPEPTAESPQSETENTANDQDMEVDGAKVLHREVEVPSPAADTLEVVKSTSPAAAGSSEEDGANHFHRQQRRSSSSSGSNPTHRQQSANKQRSEHLHQLTDDMLRRKTMNNNSSTVPNNNSTRGGGVGKRSLESTAEMLLQQQRRQAAAAATATSLGKQQQQHTRGTGGHRRAEDEEEETEDGPVGSEPGKRYVCPICDSVSPTQRAFTDHIRLHNAESESAATAVASATFCCKICSKVLSSASSLDRHVLVHTGERPFNCKYCSLTFTTNGNMHRHMRTHKYPSGRDSFESDAGGGGGGGGGGGISASGGGSSSDGSGGGGAGGNKTVRSSGRTGHGGSAATAATAANRHYRKKKEEEPEEDEDADEDDDYGQPKKKKRALFASGEDQDEEELTMMEEQASSTRRRRKEHDLLMNVDNMEDRQQHHLNHHREEADLEDDGEFDDEEHSGGKRKATLGGSERAQQYRKVRTINNNLLEGSVIESGQRYCCPVCVRNDFASMLSLEQHLDREHPTIPAKCRHCEIMFRSHKALNAHRCSNNNYQNITPGFKDLTFVDFSSEKFPLIAKNLCEQSIRTPVTSQKYECTRCYRAFPCSKTLSMHAADCCSGGVGGTGGERTSATGQRRKRAPSESDSSDDVSGSDVGSCYDDRQHNRTYDEDRHRDHRNQQQQQQQQQQQQQHHVQQGHLRREDFFANLDLQNRSVGTFSEAPTTPSSLDKSFSSPVPVLKQEPLASPTDSTPPAALPTYYSSNMALYHAHQQQQQQHQQMVDSGKDLADIQSIINVASSGGLFGRQLDGGSHTPLSGLLDAASLGKDGAGSDSGMYAHSTGSRDEPEEAQDAFTAEFRRMKLRGQFPCRICTAVFPNLRALKGHNRTHVTAAGPGPYQCNMCRYVVSDKATLIRHMRTHNGDRPYECALCNYAFTTKANCERHLRNRHGRTTREDVKRAIIYHPAEDSSCDDPLKKLQLFNTPPADGSYTPTMLASATYQDEQSLPEARSSTPLQSQELKDMLMPQLSLSFVAAAAAAGTNHSPQLDTSLLLQTTPLVGGVGNGTFGTAVAAKIQVKSLEKLNQLTPPKEDDEDEDEDALDEEQEQQLLEDSTNISSKQTTPIAPASGEALSQKAATKHSAGVAGEANSNPLPIDLSMDALDLSKKSNAFSRKPVPTSTPTVPMLSTDGEDEDDDMEGVPMHRHRAELLHPVNGVDSEPRSLVSRKHSGNGTKQQHVAPPAKDTDAEDDETVHRRGELPKLSKVNLAQQQQQFQLFNDTFAKLDPMHFFQLYQLYNSLQLPSFPLHAAPFLQSHMLPSSAAALGELLGKDFGLGALPNLAAAAAVTAAATTSSGRNHRHPLLVNPFYPPPGTDTPPNSVSKSGDCMTGDIGTAATVATPKQLLTPSSPSPMSTPIGGSSTGGTIGGTNGGNNQQLHAGSGSPVTSTAALAAAAAAAAAAGVGSFGVSPLSAAAGGASSSGVGPVKMVIKNGVLMPKQKQRRYRTERPFACEHCSARFTLRSNMERHIKQQHPQFWSQRQRGGHHLMRRGGGGGGNSSSAASMSATNSSVGSLVTALQGAFGAGGGMHGSGNGSGAISEQVKYAILAQQSGKGSGGMCGVGSNSQDGAASHLNPLLHNMIVQGAAGQWNQQQQQHQRLNHHYGQQQTAVMSSGLAGRRMGGGARGETEEDDDDDCREDRPYEGATPILSQRYRRRRRRLQSHLDQDGEFLRRGFDEGGNLHKMAYDEEERQMAPPVDHQEEENEEDEEEEGAAEEGHDKAEEDDEEDDAQLVIDEEEECGTRMLKLQVPDSKNAPNLAAYNEPKDGLGANGGDGDSHPEHGGSMNRILKQKLEENRTKAEIGDKVAKVQEQTTMNSPQQQQPSCKQSKQHNQTATASPTVTRKTSSSSSSSSSSSLINHDESGSSDLVPVSKLLDNAVNPALESFFSRPEVQVPLSQDHSDEEGLVASGSASESNNSGTDDPNPSAVALAHQQQKKKSAYSLAPNRVSCPYCQRMFPWSSSLRRHILTHTGQKPFKCSQCTLLFTTKSNCDRHLLRKHGDVESAVSIPVPIDDLLDPKPEPIPVAVAEAMCKKISGKGTRSAAVTSLKGPEQQLQQQQQQQQVNVEEEEHQPDAGQSKDKDCEVAAVASKNDSLVVAAINRRESEDEENVKLNPVFDKKNGSEGGKQDEVEEEEEEDEDEEKEELEDKTSNEQEVKETRHRRSARRHHRDETMENGDEEESRQRRFNQHHSENTPDTAMEEEEGEGKEGLFSVGGLPDLPYKCHLCDVSTAERVSCLEHIKQTHPQEFTTLMAKVSLEAAASATESEAHTGSPDDDESGNNNNNNNNNNSGKYLDYANRKVICAFCLRRFWSTEDLRRHMRTHSGERPFQCDVCDRRFTLKHSMLRHRKKHTTGGGNSSPTSSSSSSGRRHTVRRPNDQSDGRAGKSNGHADPNSGSDLTDDDEYEDAECSSPPLSSRQQQQQQQQQDYSHRVPAECGTKTTTAEIQAVPASAAIIAGGKRYNHHHHFQHHSQQQQHSELIGNLLGISDQGILSRVLLSSASEAAKLLGVDK from the exons ATGGTTTCTTCTGCTTCGCGGCAACCGGACGCTCAAAACATGGAAGCCGGAAGTGAGAGTGCGGGAGAAGTTACCAGCGTTGCCACACCAGCCACTGCTGCAACCGGTACATCCGAGCGGTATACGAGGGTAAAGGTGGAGTCACCGGAACCAACGGCAGAGTCACCGCAGAGCGAAACAGAGAACACAGCCAACGATCAGGATATGGAGGTGGATGGTGCGAAGGTGCTGCACCGCGAAGTGGAAGTACCGTCACCGGCAGCAGATACGCTGGAGGTCGTCAAAAGCACATCACCGGCAGCAGCTGGTAGTAGCGAGGAGGATGGTGCAAATCATTTCCATCGCCAGCAACGCCggagtagcagcagtagcggcAGCAACCCAACTCACCGCCAGCAGTCGGCCAATAAGCAACGCAGCGAGCATCTGCACCAGCTGACGGATGATATGCTGCGGCGGAAAACGatgaacaacaacagcagcacagTGCCTAACAACAACAGTACCAGGGGCGGTGGAGTCGGTAAACGGTCGCTAGAATCGACGGCGGAGATGctactgcagcagcagcgtcgCCAAGCGGCGGCAGCGGCTACAGCAACGTCGCTCgggaagcaacagcagcagcatacacGCGGTACGGGCGGCCATAGGCGAGCAGAAGACGAGGAGGAAGAAACGGAGGATGGTCCCGTTGGGTCGGAACCGGGGAAGCGATACGTTTGCCCAATCTGTGACAGTGTGTCACCGACGCAGCGTGCCTTTACCGATCACATCCGGCTGCACAATGCCGAGTCTGAGTCGGCAGCGACGGCGGTTGCGTCAGCAACCTTCTGCTGCAAAATCTGCTCCAAGGTGCTGTCGTCGGCATCATCGCTCGATCGGCACGTGCTGGTACATACGGGCGAACGGCCATTCAACTGCAAGTACTGCAGCCTCACGTTCACCACCAACGGGAATATGCATCGGCACATGCGCACCCACAAGTACCCATCGGGACGTGACAGCTTCGAGAGTGatgccggtggtggtggtggtggtggaggcggCGGTGGCATTAGTGCCAGCGGAGGCGGTTCATCGTCTGACGGTAGCGGTGGAGGAGGAGCAGGAGGAAACAAGACTGTccgcagcagtggccgcacgGGTCACGGTggttcagcagcaacagcagcaactgcagcaaATCGACATTATCgcaagaaaaaggaagaagaaccAGAGGAGGATGAAGACGCGGACGAGGATGATGATTATGGGCagccaaagaagaagaagcgtgCACTGTTCGCTAGTGGGGAAGATCAGGACGAGGAAGAGCTAACGATGATGGAGGAGCAGGCGAGCAGTACTAGACGTCGCCGTAAGGAGCACGATCTGCTGATGAACGTCGATAACATGGAGGATCGACAGCAACACCATCTGAATCATCATCGCGAGGAGGCAGACTTGGAGGACGATGGTGAATTTGACGATGAGGAACACAGCGGTGGCAAACGGAAGGCAACGTTAGGTGGTAGCGAACGGGCACAACAGTATCGCAAGGTGCGCACCATCAACAACAATCTGCTGGAAGGCTCGGTGATCGAAAGTGGCCAGCGGTACTGCTGTCCGGTTTGTGTGCGAAACGATTTCGCCAGCATGCTCAGCCTGGAGCAGCATCTGGACCGGGAACATCCGACCATACCGGCGAAATGCCGACACTGCGAGATTATGTTCCGCAGCCACAAGGCGCTGAATGCGCACCGTTGCAGCAATAACAACTACCAAAACATAACGCCCGGCTTCAAGGATCTTACCTTTGTGGACTTTTCCAGCGAGAAGTTTCCACTGATCGCGAAGAACCTGTGCGAGCAGAGCATCCGGACGCCGGTGACGAGCCAGAAGTACGAGTGTACCCGTTGCTACCGGGCATTCCCCTGCTCGAAGACGCTCTCGATGCATGCGGCCGACTGTTGCAGTGGTGGCGTGGGCGGTACCGGTGGCGAACGAACCTCTGCTACTGGGCAAAGACGCAAGCGGGCACCGAGCGAATCGGACTCGTCGGATGATGTGTCCGGTTCGGATGTGGGTTCGTGTTACGACGATCGGCAGCATAACCGAACGTACGATGAGGACCGGCATCGAGATCATCgcaatcaacagcagcaacagcagcagcaacagcaacaacagcaacaccacGTACAGCAGGGTCATCTTCGGCGCGAAGATTTCTTCGCCAACTTGGATCTGCAGAATCGTTCGGTCGGTACGTTTTCGGAGGCACCGACCACACCATCATCGCTGGACAAATCATTCTCGTCACCGGTGCCGGTACTGAAGCAGGAACCGCTCGCATCGCCGACCGACTCGACTCCACCCGCCGCCCTGCCAACGTACTACTCCTCCAACATGGCGCTCTACCATgcacaccagcagcagcagcagcaacaccagcagATGGTTGACAGCGGTAAGGATTTAGCCGACATTCAGTCAATCATCAATGTGGCATCGTCGGGTGGTTTGTTCGGTCGACAACTCGATGGTGGCAGCCATACACCACTGTCTGGGCTGCTCGACGCTGCTTCGCTCGGTAAGGACGGTGCAGGCAGTGACAGTGGCATGTATGCCCACTCGACTGGATCACGGGACGAGCCGGAAGAAGCGCAGGATGCGTTTACTGCCGAGTTCCGCCGTATGAAGCTGCGTGGGCAGTTCCCGTGCCGCATCTGTACGGCAGTCTTTCCGAATCTGCGTGCCCTCAAGGGTCACAATCGGACGCACGTGACGGCGGCCGGACCGGGTCCGTACCAGTGCAATATGTGCCGGTATGTGGTTAGCGACAAGGCGACACTGATCCGACATATGCGCACACACAACGGGGACCGACCGTACGAGTGTGCCCTGTGCAACTATGCCTTCACGACGAAGGCAAATTGTGAACGGCATCTCCGCAACCGGCATGGACGTACGACCCGTGAAGATGTGAAGCGCGCCATCATCTACCATCCGGCGGAGGATTCATCCTGTGACGATCCGCTCAAGAAGCTGCAACTGTTCAACACACCACCGGCGGACGGTTCGTACACGCCGACCATGCTGGCGAGTGCCACGTACCAGGATGAGCAAAGTTTGCCGGAAGCACGCAGCAGCACCCCGCTGCAGTCGCAGGAGCTGAAGGATATGCTTATGCCACAGTTGTCGCTAAGCTTTGtagcagccgcagcagcagccggtACGAACCATAGCCCCCAGCTAGATACAAGCCTGCTCCTGCAGACAACACCACTCGTTGGAGGTGTGGGCAATGGTACATTCGGTACGGCGGTAGCAGCCAAAATACAGGTGAAGAGCCTTGAGAAATTGAACCAACTGACACCACCGAAGGAGgacgatgaggatgaggatgaggatgCACTCGACGAGGAACAGGAACAGCAGCTACTGGAGGATTCGACCAACATTTCTAGCAAGCAAACAACACCGATTGCACCAGCCAGTGGTGAAGCATTATCGCAAAAGGCTGCTACTAAACATTCGGCAGGTGTAGCAGGAGAAGCAAACAGTAACCCACTACCAATCGATTTAAGCATGGATGCGCTCGATCTCAGCAAGAAGTCGAACGCGTTTAGTCGTAAACCTGTACCGACAAGCACACCAACAGTGCCGATGCTGTCCACAGACGGTGAGGACGAAGACGATGATATGGAGGGTGTGCCAATGCATCGCCACCGGGCGGAACTGTTGCATCCGGTCAATGGTGTTGATAGCGAACCACGCTCGCTGGTGTCTAGGAAGCATTCCGGCAATGGAACCAAACAGCAGCACGTCGCACCACCAGCAAAGGACACGGATGCGGAGGACGACGAGACGGTTCACCGTCGGGGTGAGTTGCCGAAGCTGTCGAAGGTTAATCtggcgcagcagcagcaacagtttcAGCTGTTCAACGATACGTTTGCCAAACTCGATCCGATGCACTTCTTCCAGCTTTACCAGCTGTACAACTCACTGCAGCTACCATCGTTTCCGCTGCATGCGGCACCGTTTTTGCAAAGCCACATGCTACCGAGTTCGGCGGCTGCCCTCGGCGAACTGTTGGGCAAGGACTTTGGTTTGGGCGCACTGCCGAATCTGGCAGCGGCGGCAGCAGTAACAGCGGCGGCCACAACCAGCAGTGGCCGCAACCATCGTCATCCGTTGCTGGTGAATCCGTTCTATCCACCGCCGGGTACCGATACACCACCGAACAGTGTTTCCAAGTCGGGCGATTGTATGACTGGTGATATCGGTACGGCTGCTACCGTTGCAACACCGAAGCAGCTGCTAACGCCCTCATCGCCTTCGCCGATGTCGACACCGATCGGCGGTAGTAGTACCGGTGGCACGATTGGAGGAACAAACGGTGGCAACAATCAACAACTGCATGCCGGTAGCGGTTCGCCAGTGACTTCGACCGCTGCATtagcagccgcagcagcagcagccgccgcCGCCGGTGTCGGTAGCTTCGGCGTATCGCCCTTATCGGCAGCGGCAGGTGGCGCCAGTTCGTCCGGCGTTGGTCCGGTCAAGATGGTGATTAAAAATGGAGTCCTCATGCCAAAGCAGAAGCAACGTCGCTACCGTACCGAACGGCCATTTGCTTGCGAACATTGTTCGGCTAGATTTACGCTGCGATCCAACATGGAGCGGCATATTAAGCAGCAACATCCACAGTTCTGGTCTCAGCGACAGCGGGGTGGCCATCATCTGATGCGtcgcggtggtggtggtggaggcaACAGCAGTAGCGCTGCGAGTATGTCGGCTACAAACAGCTCCGTCGGGTCGCTTGTAACAGCACTGCAGGGAGCGTTTGGTGCTGGTGGAGGTATGCACGGAAGTGGCAATGGAAGTGGTGCCATTTCCGAGCAGGTAAAGTACGCCATCTTAGCGCAGCAGTCCGGCAAGGGCAGTGGAGGGATGTGTGGTGTTGGTAGTAATAGCCAGGATGGAGCTGCAAGTCACTTGAACCCACTTTTGCACAACATGATCGTACAGGGTGCGGCAGGACAGTggaaccagcagcaacagcaacaccaaCGTCTCAACCACCATTACGGACAGCAGCAAACCGCCGTAATGTCGTCCGGACTTGCCGGCAGACGTATGGGTGGCGGTGCGCGTGGCGAAACggaagaagatgatgatgacgattgtCGGGAGGATCGACCGTACGAAGGTGCCACACCGATACTTAGCCAACGTTATCGTCGCCGTCGTCGCCGCCTGCAATCGCATCTTGATCAGGATGGTGAATTTCTGCGCCGTGGTTTCGACGAAGGTGGCAACCTTCACAAGATGGCGTACGACGAGGAAGAACGTCAAATGGCTCCACCTGTAGACCACCAGGAAGAAGAGAATGAGGAGGATGAGGAGGAAGAGGGAGCAGCTGAGGAAGGACATGACAAAGCGGAGGAGGATGATGAGGAGGATGATGCTCAGCTCGTGATTGACGAGGAAGAAGAATGTGGAACAAGGATGTTGAAGCTGCAAGTACCGGACAGTAAAAATGCTCCAAATCTAGCAGCGTACAACGAACCGAAAGACGGGCTGGGAGCAAATGGTGGTGATGGAGACTCACATCCCGAACATGGTGGTAGCATGAATCGCATACTGAAACAGAAGCTGGAAGAGAATCGTACGAAGGCAGAGATTGGTGATAAGGTTGCTAAAGTACAGGAGCAAACAACGATGAACTCtccgcaacagcaacaaccttCCTGTAAGCAGTCTAAACAGCACAAccaaacagcaacagcttcaCCCACCGTTACGAGAAAGACGTCatctagcagcagcagcagtagcagcagtagtttGATCAACCACGATGAAAGTGGGAGCAGTGATCTAGTACCCGTGTCCAAGCTGCTTGATAACGCTGTCAATCCGGCATTGGAAAGCTTTTTCAG CAGACCAGAGGTTCAGGTACCACTATCTCAGGATCACAGCGATGAGGAGGGACTGGTGGCGTCTGGTTCGGCGTCGGAGAGTAATAACTCTGGCACGGATGATCCGAACCCTTCGGCGGTGGCACTTGCCCATCAGCAGCAGAAAAAGAAGTCCGCCTACAGCCTGGCCCCGAATCGTGTCAGCTGTCCGTACTGTCAGCGCATGTTCCCGTGGTCAAGTTCGCTGCGTCGACACATCCTCACGCATACCGGCCAGAAGCCGTTCAAGTGTTCCCAATGTACGCTGCTCTTTACCACCAAATCTAACTGTGACCGACACCTACTCCGCAAGCACGGTGACGTGGAATCGGCCGTTTCGATACCGGTACCGATTGACGATCTGCTGGATCCGAAACCGGAACCGATACCGGTGGCAGTTGCCGAAGCAATGTGCAAGAAGATATCTGGCAAAGGAACGCGATCAGCAGCGGTTACCTCACTAAAGGGACCTGAAcagcagctgcaacaacaacagcagcagcaacaggttAATGTCGAAGAGGAGGAACACCAACCAGATGCTGGGCAGTCGAAGGATAAGGATTGCGAGGTAGCTGCGGTGGCATCAAAAAACGATTCACTTGTGGTAGCGGCGATAAACCGTCGCGAGTcagaagacgaggagaatgtTAAGCTGAACCCAGTGTTCGACAAGAAGAATGGCAGTGAAGGTGGAAAACAGGATGAagtggaggaggaagaggaggaggacgaggaTGAGGAGAAGGAAGAATTGGAAGACAAAACGTCGAATGAGCAAGAAGTGAAGGAAACTCGTCATCGACGGTCAGCACGCCGTCATCATCGTGATGAGACGATGGAAAACGGCGATGAAGAGGAAAGCCGTCAACGTCGCTTCAATCAACACCATTCGGAGAATACACCAGATACGGCGATGGAGGAAGAGGAAGGTGAGGGCAAGGAAGGACTGTTTTCGGTTGGTGGTTTGCCAGATCTTCCCTACAAGTGCCACCTGTGCGATGTTTCAACCGCTGAGCGAGTGTCCTGTCTGGAGCACATTAAGCAAACGCATCCACAGGAGTTCACGACACTTATGGCGAAGGTATCGCTCGAGGCGGCCGCATCAGCAACGGAGAGTGAAGCACACACCGGCTCACCGGACGATGATGAGagtggcaacaacaacaataataacaacaataacaacagtgGCAAGTATCTCGACTATGCCAATCGGAAG GTTATCTGCGCATTCTGTTTGCGTCGCTTCTGGTCGACGGAAGACCTGAGACGGCACATGCGGACGCACTCCGGTGAGCGACCGTTCCAGTGTGACGTGTGCGATCGCCGATTCACCCTCAAGCACAGTATGCTACGCCACCGGAAGAAGCACACCACTGGCGGTGGCAATAGTTCACCCACCTCATCCTCATCCTCCTCCGGTCGGCGACATACCGTTCGTCGCCCAAACGATCAGTCGGACGGTAGAGCAGGTAAGAGCAACGGACACGCAGATCCCAACAGCGGTTCCGATCTTACCGATGACGACGAGTATGAGGACGCGGAGTGCTCCAGCCCACCGTTATCTAGtcggcaacagcaacagcagcagcagcagcaagattATAGCCACCGAGTACCAGCCGAATGTGGAACCAAAACCACCACTGCGGAGATCCAAGCGGTTCCAGCATCGGCAGCCATCATCGCAGGAGGGAAGCGTTacaaccatcaccatcacttCCAGCACCAcagccaacagcagcagcactcgGAGTTGATCGGTAACCTGCTCGGCATCAGCGACCAAGGCATCTTGAGCCGGGTGTTGCTCTCATCTGCCTCCGAAGCTGCCAAGTTACTCGGTGTCGACAAGTGA